The Lemur catta isolate mLemCat1 chromosome 17, mLemCat1.pri, whole genome shotgun sequence genome segment CAGGCAAATGAGGAATGTGTGAAAGTCCCTTGAAATGTTATAACAAATAAAGCTAAAGCATACCCCTGTTATAGTGTGAGTGCTATTAATTGATCAGACATTTTTAATTGTTGCTGTTGAGTTCTTGTGAAATTATTAACAATAGTAACAACAGCTACTatctattgagcacttaccatagACCAGAGTCCGTTCTTGGTGCTTTATATACTACTTTATTTCGTTTAATCTCATGTTCCCCCAGTACGGTGGATATTATTGTTCcttttttacaaaggaagaactagaagttcagagaggtttagtaacttgcctagggtcacacagcaaggcaaTGGCTTGTCCAGGAATCAACCTTGAGATTCTCTGGCCTCAAAGCCCAAGTTTGTTCTGTTTGTCCTGGAACTTATAATACTTTCTGCTACTCTGAGTTGCCCTACTCACAAGAAAGTATGTGACTGTTCAGTGTGGCTCAAATTAGGAAAATTTTGTGGACTGACTCTTTTAAAGACCAATGTGCCTGGTTTGATAGAGTGCTAAGGCCAGCTGTAGGACATTCTTATTGTTAAGGGTGTCTTGACAGGCCAAAAGCCTAGATGCTAAATTTCACAGGACCTTCCCTCGACTTCTCGTTCAGGCTCAAGGATGCATTAGTCAGTAAAAATGACAGAAACTCAACCCCTACTGAATTAAGTAAAAAGGGACTTGGGGACCGGCCCCTCACCCCTCTGTATTTTGCATGTGCAGAACTATTTCATTCACTcgttttttttccctccaccaAATTACCAGCAGCTCTAGGGCAAGGCCTGAGTGCAGTTGTTTGTGACGGGACCTGGCGCAGAGTGGGGGCTCCGGAAATGCACATCTGGGATTCCTCCCTGGACACATCCTAGCAGGGGCTGCTTCTCGGCCTGGGGTCGCCTCCACCTCTGCACTGGCTGCCCCTCTGCTGGGATTgctgcctctccccctcccccaggcctccaTTTAAATGCCACCTGCTCAGTGAGTCCTTCCCTGACCACACTGTCTGATGTGGCTGTTCTGCACCTCCTGCTGGCCCTGGTCCCCAGTCACCCCTCTGCTCACCAACAGCAGAAATTCTTTCCTCCAATTCACGTGTTCaccatctcttcctctctcatcGCAGTGTGGACCCGAGGGCCGGGGCCGGGTCTCCGACGCTCCCGCAGTGGGAGGGTTGCTGGTGCCCACTCCTGCCCCCTTCAGGGGGATGGGGTGCCAGTGCCCCAGCAGCCGTGGGCGTAGGTGCCAGAGATCCCACCTGCACTTCTCTGGAGACTTGCCCTTGGCCGCTTAGGGCTGTCTGGCTGGGACACACCAGGGGTGGTGGGATAGGACCAGAACAGCGGTAAGGCAAGGAAGGCCGAGTCGTGCAAGTGCAAAGAcagatcctgtctttatttaaaattctgatattttatCCATCGTGGatttttttagtattaattttgatttaaaaaattgctttaaaatatgattGATCTTGACTACTGAGTTTTTTGGCTCCCTTTTGGATTTGTGCCAGAGGCAAGTGCCTTGCTCACCTCAGCCTAGTCCCAGCCCTGTtcagaggtggggcctgagaatctgtaTTGTTGAGTCAGCCTTCCCcaaacctcccctccccaccccttttgTGAGCCCTGGAGAAGTGCTGAGCTAAGTCAGAGAGGCGGATAACCATGTGACCACAcggtggtgctcgcctgtagtcccagctactcaggaggctcaagCGAGAGGACTgcttcaaggccagcctggacaatatagcgaGCCCCcacttctaaagaaataaaagttggtCAGAGTCCTAGAAGCAACTTGTTAGGTGTCTAGAAGCCTCCTAGCTCCTTAATTAGGGCCAAGGGCCCTTAAGCCCCATTCTAGGTGTAGGGGTGAGGATCTAGGGTCTTTCTGTCCCTCAAGTGAGGTCTCAAGCAGTACCTAAGCCCATGCCTCTGGCTCGGCCACCAGGACGGATCAGAATCTGCAAAACAACACCGGAAATCCCAGCCACTCAGTGGGCCCAGCCTCCGTCCTCTCCCTCCCAGACCTGCCCTTTTCGGGGCTCTCTACACCACCTCAAATGCTATTTGCTTTCCTGCTCCCCTGAGTTTTACAGGGAGTTTTAGAATTCTTTCTGTGCCATGTTTCTGTCTGTTTAGCGTTTCCAGTTGCCTCCTGTCTTTCATAGGCACTTctgagtgggggggggggcaggtcaTTCCATAAATCTCAGGTATTATTACGATGACGACAATGTCCAATTGCTAGGACACCCACCGGGCTGGGGAAGGTAGCTCTAATTAGTCGGAAAACTTACTTTTCAGGAGTGAGTCACTGGAAGCAAGTGTCAGGGGAGCCTTTAACGAGGCCCTTGTGACACGGATGATATTTCCACTCTGCATCACTGTGGGTATGCCATGCCGACATAGCTgtggcctccccaccccagggagagAAAAGGGGGTGCCTAGAGGACCCAGCATCCAATGTTAAACATGAATGCCTTTTGTGCTTTGGCcctctttcctgcttcccttCATTCTTTCAGTgtgtgtttattgagcacctactagctGCAGGCCTTACGCTGGGGCTGGGAGCTAGTGGTGAGTCATGCTGCTGAGTTCCTGCCAGTGTAGACTGTCCTCCTCGTGCAGGAGACAGACAACTAAGTAGCAGAGAAATAAATGAGGCAACTTCAGGGTTTGATGAGTTGATGCAGACCAAGCAGAGCAAGGAGGGAGAATGGCGGGGTGCTGCTGTGGGCTCTTTAGagaggaggtcagggaaggcctctctgggaAGGCGACGGGACAAAGCCAGCCATGCAGTGTTCTGCAGGGAGGGCATTCCCAGCAGAAGGGTCTGCAGGTGTGAAGGCACTGAGATGGGAATGGGCCGGGCTTGCTGGAAGAGCAGACGGGAGGCCCacggggctgggtggggacagtGAAATAGAGGGCGGTGGGAGGAGAAGCTGGAGAGGGAAGGGCTTGGATCGCACGTGGTGTTTGAGTTCATTCCCCACTGATGGACAGCCTCTGAGGATCCAGGCAGGGCGGGGGCGATGGGATTTGTTCTGCTGCCGGGCCAAGGGCAGGGGCCATGGCCAAGGCAGCCGGGGCTCTGGGGTGAAGAGAGTCATGCTGCCGTGTCTGTGGGGCTGAGGACAAGCTGTGACTGTGACCCTATGCTGTCACCAAGAGCCTCCAACCTCTGCCAGCTGAGGCAGAATCTCTCTACTGCGGGTCCCGTACATGCTATGAATTTGGGGGGCTGTTCCGGGCCGGGTGGGTGCTCTGTAGGTCTTTGTGGGCACAGGGAGGCCTTTGGGGGCTTCAAACTCTGCTTCTCAGACTGCCCAGGGAACCATGGACCACTTTCCCGAGGCATCAAGCCCATTCTAGGTTTACATTTAGATTCAGATAAATGATGTAAAGcacttttcccccaaatattaaaataaacgtGTCACAGAACAAAAACCCatacatactattttttaaaagtagaacgAAGCCATTTTGCTTCTGTAATCAGCAATGCTGCAGGCTCCTTGGCATCCTTTCAACTGCCGGGGGTGCCTTGggggaaaagtttgagaaatggGCCTTACGGTGTAAAAGGGGAGAACAGAGGATGGGAGAGCGGGAGCAAGGAAGGAtaaagggaaaggggagaaagaaagggcCGGAGGTGCGGAAATGAAAGAgaaacgagagagagagagagaacgcgGTGTTTACTGGGCATTTTGCTGGAAGGGTCTCTGCTCCCCCTTTCCCTCCAACCCCACGTGGGCCCCACCAGGCCAGAACACCCCAGGGCGCCGGCCCTTTTACTTCCAGCACCCACGCCGGCCGGCTGTGCTGGGAAACACAGCTCTGTCTTGTGCGAGAGCCCCGGGAAGGCATTTTCTCTCTTTGTCGTCAGTTTCCTTTCCTTAGCCGCCATCCACATTAGAGACAGACGCGGCCGCTGCTGTTTGTACGTTCTCCTCCACGCAGACCCATAATGCAAGTTTTTGCTGGGCTCACTATTTACACAGCGGGAAGAACAAGCCACCTCCTTGTTGCAGGAAACAGACATCggccagagcagggctgggctcgTGACCCAGATGTTTCTCTTCTGGTCATGGCGGGGCAAGACCCACGCTGACCTTTCTGATGTTCTTCCTGGGGCATGGTTCAAGTCAGTCCTATACCAGGGCCGGACTCACGGTGGCATGTCCCTGTGGGGGCTTCTGCAGTGGATGGCAGACAGGGCAGGGGTGTCCTCTGGCTTCAGTTGTTGTCTCTGGTGTCTGAGGAGGCACTTCCGAACAAGATGTCACTGTCCTGGGACATGCCGCTCAGCTGCGACTTGGTTTTGATGAGGAACTGGGCCCTCCGGAACATCACCCTCTCCTGCTCCTGCTTGAGCTCCAGGTAGGAGCGGGAGAAGGTGTGGAAGATGGAGGTCACGGGGAAGGCCATGAGGAGGATGCCACTCAGGATGCTGCTCAGGGCCACCACCTGGCCCGGGGTGCTCCTGGGGACCATGTCCCCATAGCCCACAGTTGTCATGGTGATGACGGCCCACCAGTAGCAGGCGGGGATGCTGGTGAACTCGGGGCTGTCGGCCATCTCGTTCTCGATGACATATAGGAGGGGGGCAAAGAGGGCGATGGCCACGCAGAGGAAGAGCAGCAGGAGCCCGAACTCGCGGGTGCAGCGGCGGGCCGTGAGCCCCAGCGTCTGCAGCCCCAGGGAGTGGCGGGCCAGGCGCATCACGTACAGGATGCGCAGCGCCCGCAGCACGCGCAGCACCAGCCCCACCTTGTCCAGGTAGCTGTTGCCGGCGCCGGGCTTTCGGCGGCCCGCGGCGGCGCCGTCCACCAGCAGGGTGATGTAGTAAGGCAGGATGGCCACCAGGTCGATGAGCGTGAGCGGGCTCCGCAGGAAGGCGAACTTGCTGGGCGCCTGGATGAGCCGCAGGAGGAACTCGAGGGAGAACCAGCCCACGCACACCGACTCCACGATGAAGACGTTGTGGCACATCTGGGAGCACTGGCcctgggagagaggggagaggacacGGGACAGGTCAGCAGTCCCAGCGGGGAGGGAGCATGGAAGCTCTGCCGTGGGTGGGCACTGGGCCACCTGGGCAGACGGTGCCCTGGGCCTGGCTCACCTGCCTCTCCATGCCGGTCGCCCTGGGGCCTTTCTCTAGTTGTGTGCACTCCCGGGCCTGGCGCGTTAAGCGCCACCTCTATGTTGGCCACTCATCGTCTCTCTCTCCAGCCCAGACTTTGGCCCTGAATGCCAGACCCCAACCGGCTGCCTCCCTGACGATACTGCCTGGTGTCAGACAGGCCTACGCTGGGCTCCTGGTTTCTCCTGCCCCTGGGTGGTCCTCCCTCCCTCGCTATGGGCAATCCCGACCGTCCAGTTGCTCAGGACTAGAGACCTGCCTCATCCTTTCCACCTCTCTTGCACACCTTTCGTGTCACCCCCGGGAACTCTCCTTCGCTCTTCATTTAAAACAAGGCAAGAATCAAACCTCTTCTCTGTCTACTGTCCCCACCTGGCCTGGCCACCATCCTCTCTCACCGGGACAGTTGCAGTCACCTCGTCCCTGGGCTCCCTCATCCCCGCAGTGCAGTGTCCGCACATGGCCAGAGGGATCCTGAGAGCATAAACCAGATCCTGTCCCTCTGCTCAGCACCCTCCACGGCTCCCAACAGCCTCTGAGGAACAGCCAGAGTCCTCCCCGGGGTGCGCATGggctgtccatctgtccatctgttgcctctctgacctcctcctccaccccagcctcacaGACCCCCTCCTCACTCTAACACCCCGGCTCATCCCCAGCCCGGCTTCCGCTGCTGGGTCACTCCTCCCCAACACACAAGTCgctcctgccttccctgcctccagctctGCTTCAATCACCACTTCTCAGAAAGACCTTTTGTGACCCCTCTATTTAAAATCCCCCTTTTTCCTGCACCCAAATTTCCCTTCCCAGCTTTATTTATTCACAGCGATCATCATCTTTTGATATGCGTTGTAAGTGACTTATCTGTCATGTTTATTGTCTGTATCCACATCCCACCCTGGCCGGCCCAGCAGATTAGAGCCCCACAGGGCAGGTCAGTTGGTGTGTGTTGTTCACTGCCTGGACCCCTAGTGCCTAGAAAGGCCCAGCACACGGCAGGTGCTCAATGCACGGTTGTTAGGGGAGTGAATGGAAGAGCACTGGGCTGGGGGTAGCGGTGTGCAAACTCGGAAGtcagcaggggccaggcaggcagaggagacGGGCAATGGGCTAGGTAGGGCTAGGGCCCTAGGCGAGCTCTGCAGTCTTGCTTAGCGCCCCTGTCACTGCCCCAGGAGAATTCAGGCTCAGATTGTCTCACTAAAGCTTtaaagagaagctggaaatgtgcagttttatgtgaaatctcctgGTGATAAATGTTGGCGATAATTGTTGGTTAAACAGATAAAATGTTGATTTAAGTGCTGGTGATAATTCAATGCAGAGAAAACACTCTATGGGCCACTAAAACACATCTTCATGTGGAATTTGGCATGCAGGCTGCCAGCTCGTCTCTCCAGTCTGGGGTATAACTGGGCTCACCCTCGAAGGGGCCTTtggcagagagaaaaggcaaaaatggtTCCATCCTGGGGCATCTTGTACGTTCTTGGGCACAGCTGGGTTCTACAAGTTCCACTTTAATAGTTCTCTCTCTAGGAATATGTTTGGGGCTGGAGATATGAGCTCATACTTGGTGGGGCTCTAAGGTCTCAAACATCTGGGACAGGAAGCCCCCTCCTTTGGGAAGCCTTCCTAGGTGTGCCCCCTCTAAGTAGCCCCagcaatgtgggtgggcctctcACAGAGCCCCCTGGGCTTGTGCCTCATACTTATGGTCATTGGGGGGGCTGTTACTCCCACCCCAATAGACTTGAAGCTCCCTGAGGTTGGGAGACCTGTCCTGGTCACTCTGCCCCCCCGTAGTGCCTGCACACAGCTGGTGCTCAAATGTATGCACAAGGAGCAAGTGAAACACTGAATCCCACAGTGAATCCCCAAAATGGAAGTTTAAGAACAGCATTTTCATTGAATCATAAAAAAGGccaggtattattttttttttaaagcaagtatCAGAATTTGAATAAAACAGTGAATTTATTAGTATTTTCCTGATAAGATCAGGGACCAAGATGTTAGAGCTGAGAAGAAATCTACACTAAGTACAGAGACTTCCAGACAGGTCTCAAATGGTGAGCatgttctctcttctttctttttctttttgataggtGCATATAAATCCTTAGAGTTAGCACTTTCTGCATACTCATTCCGCATCTCTTCCAATCACTTCCCATCACTTCCCGAGGGCTCACTGAAGGCTCACGACACAGTGAGGTGGGCCTGTTTATAGCCGCCTtggacaggtgaggaaactgaggcacagagaggttaagtaacttgtccacaGGTACACAGCTAGAGCTCACCCAGTGGAATCCATATTCAGGCTGTCTGGCTTTAGCCCTGACCTCTTCATCACTACCCTTATGCTTATCAAAAGTTAGTTAATTTGACTAGTTGAGTGCTGTTTCCTTAAcacctgtttttaaaattcaacatttaacaCAAGTGCCAGCAACCCTCTATGGATTATAGATGTAACAGCTATTGCTACTTCCTCCATGATACACGTATGTGGAGGAATTCTCATATGGCCAGTATGTCCAATGTCATATCAGAGCGTGCACGTAAAGCATTTACCACATGCAGGGCACacagtcagtgctcaataaatgctggctgGCATGACATTTATGTTCAGTTCATACCGCTATATCTATTTTTCCAATGCCTATGCAACTGGTACCTGTCTGAGACTTTTTGGTCTTTCTGAAACTGGCTTCCAGAATCCCCACGTGTAAGAAAAGGGTCACTGACTCTAAGAGCCATGGGTCTGATTCATAAGGAGGCTGAACCGGGGAGGAAGACACCTCTGTGGACTCAGCTCCCACCAAGGGCTGCCCTGTGGGAAGGCAGGCTGTGTGTGGGAGAGCTGGCGAccttatagggttttttttttggacagagttttgttttgtcacactgggtagagtgcagtggcatcactgtagctcactgtaacctcaaactcctgggctcagtgatcctcctgcctcagcctctcaagtagctgagactaaaggTGCGAGCCACAacatgtggctaatttttctatttttagtagagatggggtctcactcttgttcacaggctggtttcaaactcctgggctcaagcgatcctcctgcctccacctcccagagtgctaggattacaggtgtgagccacctctcctggccaACCTCACAGTTTTTCTCAAGAGGAGCTaggagtttgaatttttatatgaaaaatgccttacttttaaatgttaataagtCAA includes the following:
- the KCNG1 gene encoding potassium voltage-gated channel subfamily G member 1, whose product is MTLLPGDNSDYDYSALSCASDASFHPAFFPQRQPLKGVFYRRAQRLRPQDDPRPGGQPEDRRRQIIINVGGSKYSLPWTTLDEFPLTRLGQLKACTNFDDILNVCDDYDVTCNEFFFDRNPGAFGTILTFLRAGKLRLLREMCALSFQEELLYWGIAEDHLDGCCKRRYLQKIEEFAEMVEREDEEDPLDSDGRDSDGPAEGEGRLGRCMRRLRDMVERPHSGLPGKVFACLSVLFVTVTAVNLSVSTLPSLREEEEQGQCSQMCHNVFIVESVCVGWFSLEFLLRLIQAPSKFAFLRSPLTLIDLVAILPYYITLLVDGAAAGRRKPGAGNSYLDKVGLVLRVLRALRILYVMRLARHSLGLQTLGLTARRCTREFGLLLLFLCVAIALFAPLLYVIENEMADSPEFTSIPACYWWAVITMTTVGYGDMVPRSTPGQVVALSSILSGILLMAFPVTSIFHTFSRSYLELKQEQERVMFRRAQFLIKTKSQLSGMSQDSDILFGSASSDTRDNN